DNA from Magnolia sinica isolate HGM2019 chromosome 19, MsV1, whole genome shotgun sequence:
ggctcaagtcattttagtctGACCCTACCTAATCCacctcaaggtggaccacactttttATATACATGTGTCATCTTATAAATATGTCATTCTAATCCTTATACAACTTTTTATCTTGAATGCTGACCGGTGGTTTATTTTTCGTTTTCATGCATAGCTCACttgataaatgaatgaataatgaaaaatttcaaggataaaatagGAATTGTATCAATTTTTGGGTCGAGTTGGACTTGGGGCAACAAAAAATCTTTTGTAGCCCatgtaggtttgggtttgggcCTTGGGTTTTAAGTGATGGGTCAGGCCAGTACCATTGCAATCCTAACCGCAGGAAACGTGGGGATGAGAAGTCGGGGACGCTGTGCATTGAATcctactgggcccacattgatgtttaatATACCATCCAACTTATTTGAAAGATTAATCCCACTAGGATTATTGGATAATCAAATattagccagatccaaaactttggttggcCGAAGAAAGTATCAAAGGTGGGCGTaccatctccactgtttcatgtggtgtggcttaTTTGaagagttttggatccgcctgatttttgggattgcGTCTTATCATGATCTGGCCGAACtcatgaacggagtggatgccacacaagcattacagtggaccctacagaGCTTTTGTTTGATGTGCAGTGGGGAATATTGGGACGGAGTAATTGGATACTTGGCAGAGCATGATGGTTAGTTAACTCAAGATGGTTAATCTGTTGAAGATAGAGCAGTCTCAAAAATCATATTGGTGGAAGAATtataacctctgatttgtggacaaacGTTGGTTGAAATAAGACctttggatattttttattttaatgtccACCAATTGAATCTGAATTCTTTGTTTGTCAAAACAGAAAATTTATGTTTGTTGCAATATAAGTGGATCACATTTTCGTACATTGCAATTAATGCATAAGTGCTGACAAAGTCAGTGATAGCGATAAAGTGGACTAATCACAAATCACAGTGCAGGAAaacaagaatttttttatttatgacaAGCAGAGGATTTAGACTCCCACCAATTTCATAGTTAGTCAAATGTGCCTAAATTTTAGTTCGTGCATATAAAAAAATGCGACCCATAATTCAAACACCTTAATTTGACTTCCTCAAATGCCACTtgtgcaatatcaaagtaatttataagtgcatgtgtatcaaccatcaaactttagcagagtatcaaagtttttctcccaCTGTACATAAATTACCATAGAAATTCATGTTAATTAAACAATCTTTAACCTTTTGATTCTGTGGAAACGTGTTTTTTAAAGTAGATTGCTTTCATTTTCAACCATCTGGTGATGTCCGCCAATCCAATACTCTAACAAACAATTATCTGTAAGTTtgtttcatgatacatctaaatagtgacccataatttggacggtttaaatcgACTTACCATATACATCacttatttaatttctaaatatctaaGTTCATGTGGATCACTTATTCAATTTCTAATTATCTATAAATGTAATGTAAACGGGTTATTAGTAGTTTTACTAGCAtttgcatttttaaaaaaattattgcctaaaaaattatgataattttaatttaatttcatATATTTGTATATGCACACAAATGTGAAGCCCACCGTgacattcatgccatccatcccatttcacaagccattttaagacatgcgccaaaaaatgaggcaaatctataaCTCAAATGAACCACAACACTTGAAATAGCAGTTATAATGGACCTCAACCATTGAAAGTTAATGCCTTCTTAGAGCCCAcactaatgtttatttatcatctgacCTGCTCATAAGACTATACAAACATTGATAAACAGTGAacaaaaacatcaacttgatccatgaTTCTTGTGGCTCATGAGCAATTATTAACTATGAGAGTTCAAATACCCACTTTTTAGTTTACCATGGTTTACTTAAGCtttaaatctgccttatttttaagctcatgatctaaaatgagctaacaGAATCATGAGCTAACATAACGGATGCACAGCATGGATATAatccgtacatcatggtggggccacacaatTTTTGCATCCAAAATTTAAGGCCAAGACTTTTAACTagcattttaaataataataattatttacaatgtatttacattttaaaataaaaatcaaataggcctaaaTATTTAAGTTCCTGCTGTTGGATCATTTTTAAGCGTTTCTCTTTCGAAAAATGATAGTATGGAATTAATTCCGTTATGATTTTAATACAAACAGTTAAAATTTCAGTCCAAGATACAAGTATGTTAAATGTGTGAAGTGAAAAGTTGGAGAGTAACATAGGTTTAGCTAAAACAATGGAGTGAGAAGAACGACCATCCGTTTTAGCTAAAACAGTGCAATAGACAATGGACCAATCAAGTGGACACGTGGACTAGATTATGTGAAATAATGCCTACCCACTGATGAatgggaggggattaggtgttaccctcactatggggcccaccttgatgacgtgttgtatatccgtaccgtccatccatttttttcagcccattttagatCGTGAtgtcaaaaattaagcagatacaaatctcagttggagcacatcacaagaaacattggagattaaatgcctaccattaaaaactttctagggccgaccgtaatgtttattttccatacaacctattgataaagtcaatcagacatggatgaatggaaaatactgatccaaaacttttgtggcccacaaaaagtttttaatggtcattcaccactgtttcttgtggtgtggtcccactgagattttgatctgcttaatttttgggatgaagTCCTTgacatgatctgtaaaaacggatggacggcatggatattcaacatattcatcaaggtgagtcccacacaATCAAGATAATACCCACTAAGGTTTTCCCCGGATAACACCTCAGTGGGTGTTAAcctcaccatggggcccaccttgatgacgtgttgtacatccacgccgaccatccgttttttcagcccattttaagACACGACCCCAAAAAGTAATTAGATCAAAATCTCacgtggaacacaccacaggaaacagtaagtGGATGTTTGAACTTAGACCCTCTCACATACATGTGGGGACCACAAGCTTTTCCAGCAGCGAATTCGGTCCCCGACTGGTCACTGCCCAACCTGAGTCCCTATTTgatagggctgttcacgagttgagctagctcgaataacttgctcgactcgactcgagtcagcttggattgactcggcttgaatgaccGACTCGGGCTGAGTCAAACTAATTTTTTGTAACTCGAGTTGAgtccaagccgagttcgaccacgAGGCATtttaactcaactcgactcgactcgactcgaagcttgaactcgagctcgattaataagtatattaatttattattattattttatatatatatatatatatatatataaaacttttattatttttttataaaaaaaatataaacaaacaCAAATCGACCCCACCCAACTCCAGCTCGTTTTCCCtttattctctttctctacccgccaCACGCCCGCACGACTCCCGACCAGCAATCCACCGGACCACCACGACCACCAGTCTTTTCGAGTAAGAAGACCAGCACACTGCCCACTCCATTGGACCACCACTACCCAATCTCGCTGAGCGAAGAAGACCGCACGGCCGCCCAATTCTAACTCTGTTAGCACTTAGCACCCATTTTTTTATCCATTAATATTCCATTTGACTATTGATAAAGAAAGCTCGGTGGGAAGTCATCTCTGCTAAGTTTAGGGGTATTTTGGAAAAACTCAACTTGCTGAGACCTTTCCACGCGTGAGAGAGACAGTGCAATTGCAATGTGTTTGAGCCATATCTGAAATTAAGATTTGAAAACCCAGCTTGCTGAAAACCCATCAGTTGGTTGTGGTTCATGAGGATCAAACGAGTCAACAACACCTGTTCTTCGGGCCCACCGATTGTATATTTCGGTTTGTCCTTCTTGAAAGAATTGgtaaaaaaatatttacatatgaaaaagctcaagctcgactcgagataaactcgactcaacttgaatcaCTACGAACTCGACTCAACAGCTTTGACAAATAAACTAAGTTTTAATGTTGAGCTGGAGGTTGAACTCGAGCTCGAACTCGCGTAAGCATAGGCTCAACTCGGTtccatgcccacctctagtattCGGTTTATTTGAGTTAACATACACCACAGTGTACCATTTCTAAGTTCCCGTgcataggaagcggattggctagtgtacctcacacaagCTATACAGCAGGAGTATTAacggcagcaagttctgtgggtttgataatgaggtatgtgttatatccaaatcgtacATCCATTTgccaagctcattttaagtcCTGAGATGAAACATAATATAGATATAACTATTAAGTCGACCACGTTACAAAAAGTAGCAGggcattgaatgtctaccattgaagccctttttgggtcacaaaagttttggataaatatgaaatttgtttttactcttcattctgGGCtctgtgatcttataaacagattggatggaaaatagacgttacggtgggccctgcgaattgtttaacggtgaaaattattatctctgctgctatttgtggtgtggtccagatgatctttggatgtgattcTTTTTTGAataacactctaaaatgatctctaaaaatagatgaacggtgtagatataataaatacatcagtgtagggcccatgtaactttgatctcctttgaaccgttcgtacaactcggagctcgatgaacgtcagcactcgtcttcgcacgacacgtacctacagcagctatatagctggtgtgtggtacaccagccgctTCCCTGTGTATCAAGCGCACACACAGATGGAGCATGAAATAGCAgtcaaaaacaaagaaaaatacaGAATTTCCACGAGGGCGGGAAGAGGCTCGCCTGCCGGAGGAGCTTGCCGAGAAGTCAGGGCCGGAGATGCCAGTcggaaaacagagagagagagagagaggctttctGTGTTTTTTGTTCTGCGACAAAAGGGGTTCTTGGGCAGATTTGGGTGAGAGGCCTTTTTGTGTTTTGTGGTGTTCTTGAAGAAAAGGAGTCTTTGGGCAGATTTGGGTGAGAGGCCTTTTTGTGTTTCGTGGTATTCTTGAAGAAAGGGAGTCTTTGGGCAGAGTTAGGTGAGAGGCCTTTTTGTGTTTTGTGGTGTTTCATGAAGAAAGGGAGTCTTTGGGCAGACTTGGGTTTGTGAGctgtctttctttttcttctctgtgGAGATTTTGGATTTCTAGAGTGGGTTTTTAGTTGTGCTTCTCAGCCCTGCTTTTGACTTTTTGGGCTATTAACGGCCACCCTTTGTGACCCGATTTTTTAAAAAACGGATCCAGTTCAAGTGTATGGAGGAGATTCAAGATTGGGAAAGTTCTGATGATAGCACGGCGGCTGATCTGGACCTCAATTTACAAGACTGGAATGATGAGGAACACCATCTTTACAAGTCTGGCTCCATCCCCAAATTGCAATTTAGGTAGATTCTAATAAAAGATTATTGCAATTTAGTCTGCTTTGATTAGGAATGTGGCTTTTTTTTATATTCTATTAATTTTATAAATTtaaacttattatttttattttttgttagaaAGGATGTATCAAAGGGTCGCTGGGATGAGAAGATGGGACTGGCCGAGGTTGTAGAAAAGAAGGGAGGAATGTGGACTACTACTGGAATTGTTCGAAGAGGCAAGCTCTATTGCTCGATTGAGGAGATTGCGTAGGTGACTGTGTTGTTGTCTTTGGGAAACTTTTTTTGGgctcgtttggatgcctataagtttTTAAATTGTAGTTGACTTCCACTTGAAATTGACTTTCAGGTGTAAGTTACTTACATGTTGCCTGTTTGGAAGTGATTTACAGGTTGTAGCTTACCTGCAAGTGAAATCATGCTTATTCTTCATGTTTTCGgatgcaatttttttttactgGTTGTAGCTCACAGGTGAAATTTCACACCCAAACACTACCTGTGAGTGAGTTAcgggtaagtcacttacaactaaTGCAACTTGCAGGGTACTGCTTGTAATTATTGCATGATTCAGGGCCAGTTGTTTTGTATCTGCTAGTTAGTCTGCTGTTTCGATGTGCTTCAGTAAGAGGAAATAACCCAATTGCTTTTGTTTCTTGTGAGTGTTGGTATTGAGTTTCCGGGCTCCAATTTGCAATTATATTACATTGGTGTTAATCATGAAAGGATTGTGAATGCATATTTGACAGATACTTACTCTTTGTGAATAGTGGGAAATATCATCGTGCTTGGGTTGCTTCCTCTGTATTGAAACTGAATTCTCATAATTCAAATCAGTTCTGCAGCTAAACACAGCCTTATGGCAGTTTGGAAGTAGTATGTAAAAGCCATGTTTTTGGAGGAAAAGCCTTGAGGCCAACCCCACATGGGAAAGTGTGGCATTTTGAAAGAAATGGAATGTGGAAACCGCAGTAGGtggttttgttgttttcttgcATTTCCCACCAAAGTCGATATTCCACTTGTTTCATCCAGGAAATGACTGAGCAAGCTACTGTTTTTCGAAGAAATCAAGTTCACCCAACCACGTTTCTCAGGACACCCTAACACAGATTTATTTAGCtgttgagttttagatttgttaGTATTTTTCAATATTATGAGTAAATATTGTTGCTTGATAGCCTTCTTTTGTTAAATGATTGCTTGAATCTTTCTTAATGGGTAAATAGCATTTGTTGTTCATGCAAATGTAAGTTTGTCGCTTGAAAGCTTTTATTAAAACCccaaagggaaaaaataaaaagatgagaTGTTCATATGagttctttccttttcctttaacaATAGGAGCTTTTCTCCCTCTAATCTAGAAACCATGCATAATCCTCAAGTACAAGAACCTCAAAGGGATGGTCGGATCTCTCATGAAAGTTTTTCTCCACGTAACACATTTACAGTGGGATCTTAtaaatgaacaatttggataaTCATGCATTTTTATCATTCTAATGTGGACTAAAATTGACATGATGAACGTCTGGTTGTTACACCAACAAATACTCTAGGATATATTAGAACTCTGTCGATAACAATGTCATTGAGAACAAACTGCACcgctcaaaaaaaaataaaaaatccaacccGTAATTTCAGTTTGTTTCTTTTGCAATCGATGAATTTTTCCCATACACAAAAAGTATCCATGTTTTGAAACAGATGCCTGCCATGTTAATCCTCATTTCTACTTTAACCCATCGAACTTTCCTAATATGAACTCCTTATGGATCTAAAAACAAGACTAGCATTTGTGTGAGCAACAAATGCTAGTTATCCATTAAGAAAGATTTCATTTGACAAGAAAACTATCAAGCAATAATATCTACTCATAATATCAAAGGCAACCTAAATTGTAATATTCTTTTAGTAGAATCTACCTAAATTGCAATTTGGTGATGGAACCAGACTTATAGGGATTGTGTTTGTCGTCATTCTAGTCTTGTAAATTGATGTTCAGGTCAGTTGTAGCGCGATCATTGGAACAAGTCCAATCTTGAATCTCCTCCATACACACCAATTAACTAAGAGGTGGTCTCAAGTCCATCCTTATCATGAGGACCACCTTGTGAGACAAAAAACTATATCTCATGGTGAGACCAAcccattggaagggttggatgccaCATGCACTTAATAGGTTGGTTGTTATCCACTGATTGGATGTACtttgtggtccaactggttggacttgagacctactCATTAACTAATGTTagttacttttttattttcttttaatcaaGTATTGATTGTGAAAATTGGGTCTAGACCAGTTTAAGAACATCGGGTCGGGTGGCCATTAATAGCCCGAAAAGCCAAAAGCAGGGCCGAGAACTACAACAAAAAAACACACTGTAGGAACCCAAAATCTCCacatagaagaaagaaaaataaaaaaatcaaaacagcTCACAAACCCAATCAAATCCCCTTTTTAACAGAACaccacaaaaccaaaaaaaaagaaaaaaagaaaaagaaaagggcctCTCATTCAAATTTATCCCAAAACCTATTTTCTTGCGGAACACCACAAAACACAAAAAGACCTGAAATTGCAGTTCAAGCTGAGAGGAACCAATAAATACTAAGTCTTCCAGTACTTTTATATGAGGGcatagccctcaaattgcagttatgtTTTTTCAAGTCCGATATTAGAGTGTAGCCTTTGATATGAATGCTAACTAAATTTTAATTTGGATTAATAATTATAGTTCAATTCAATATGTGTATCCAAACGCACCCCTGGAATTTAGTGTAGATTCTGGttggtttttctttttatcagatccCCAATCACGTCTTTTCATTCCTGTACGTATGGTTTCAGGTTTTTAGCTGAAAGAGGTGCATTGCTTCTCCTGGATGACAATGACATGACCATCGCCTTAAAAGACATATACACGAAGGTTGCAGATGGGAAGCATGGATGTTGCTGGGAGTCTTTTGAGGCGTACAGACACTTGAAATTGCTAGGCTACATTGTGGGTCGCCATGATATTCCATGGACTCTGAAGGGTGACAGGAGCCATTGCAATACTAGTTCTCCTCAGGGCacattagaaaataatggtgaatcAGAAAGTGGGGCAGAAGAGAATATTTCCATCATCTGGCAGCTCAAAAACATGCATATCAATACAATGAAGCTAGATTTTGATGTGTACTTGCCTAATAGCAAGTTTAGAAAATCTTCTCCAGGGAATCCCAGTTTCATCCTTTGTCTACTTAGGTAATCCATGGCTATGTGAATTTCTGTATTGCATGAAATAGTAATATTTCTTCCTTTGAAAAAATTGTAACATTCCTTGGtcattagggcctatttggataacCACCACTTTCAGTGGAAGGCAGATGCATTCTGCCTGAATGTCGAGGATGATAAGATCATGTCCGGGATTCAGGGCGGAAGCATCATCCCTTTTAGGCACCTATTCGGAAAAAAATAGTTTGGTAGTTGGGCCCCAAGTATCAGGCCTGTTGGAAAATCCAAAATGTGAAAATAGATAACCACATTTCAATGGAATCCTCATAAAATGGAAAATTGCGGAAGCGGAATCCAATAATGATTCTCATGTTAGTGATAAGTATTGATTTCCATGAAAATGTTAAAAGGTTAACAGTCAAACAATGAGACTTTTCTTGTGGAAATTTACATTTAACATTGTTTTCTTGAAATGGGTTtacttgtttttatttatttatttatttaaagcaaAAGGTAGGAAATGAAATGGTCCCCCTCCTTTTTGGTTTCATAAATTGACGAAACCATCTCATCAGGAGATTCGTATTCATTTCCACAGTTTTCCACTTAAACAAACAGTTTTATTAGAAATGGGTGGGAAACCTATTCATAGGCCTGCTGCAAAAAGTTGTTTTTCATGTTGGGTTACCTCAGCTTTTGTTTGACTTGTAAATTGCAGGGGCAACCCACCATCGGAAGCAGAACTAGTGGACATTGAGAAAGACTGCAAGGGCATTTCCCTGAAGTTCTGCCACGTAGAGCATGGGCGGGTcaatttcttttcctttgatcGAACAGAGCTTCCAGTGTTACCATGATGATTTGTTTGAGTACATTAGATTTTCAGTAGATAGCGACAATGACAAACACACACTGCTTTGTGAAGGGCAACTATTGGGCGTGTGAAGAAGCCTATTCTCAGACCCATGTGCCAATATGCACATAGGATGGCACATAGATCGGCCCCGTAGGATTAGCAAAAATAGTATTATAACATCAGCTCTGTTTTGAGTTTGAGAGATGATAAACTATCTGATAtttggggtgtgtttggattcaGTATACAACTGTTTTGGATTATATCAAATGGCTGCTGTTTTGGCTTCTAAACTGAATTTTCACAATTCAATCCACTTgtacatccaaacgcagcctgAATGCCACATTAAGGCTATTATATtaccttttgttttgttttgttttgtttttgtttttttatttttgaaattacaGTAGCAGATAGTTCTTTCTCCCCATTATCAAGATCCATTCATAATCATGTTTAATCGGAGTCTCCATTTTACTCTTGGTTCATCGCTGTTGTTAACACATTGGAACCGCATGAAACCATCTGCTTATATTGGTGGTGATCATCCTGGAAAGCCACAGTAACTGAGCAGCTGCACAGCCAGGCATGCAGTAAACCCAAGCCAAACAACCTGTAGGGATCCAAAGGCCTGACAACGGCAAAATCACCCACTGGAAATCTGATAGGCGGTTCTCCTCGTCGATGAATGTACGTCTGAAAACTTTTCCTACTTGGACCATGATGTTGAGGCCCACGAAGGGTCCAGCATGAATGGACAATACATGTGTTCTGCATCAGTCATGCTCAAGCCGTGCTATAGAAGAGAAGGGTTTGAAGGCATCTTCTGGAGGGACATAATCCAGTGGCAGCTGCAAAAATGATTGATGGCCAACTTGATTTCTTGGTAGCATCTCCTCTTACTCTCTCCTCTACCGTAAATATTTCAGGCCTTTTCTTTCCAAACCATGTTGAAAATGGGGGATTTTGTAATACAATGTTGAAAACTCAACAGGAATTGGCGAAATTTATATGTTTTGTGGGTAAATTGAGTTTTTGTTGGATGAATTACAGGATGATTTAAGCAGTGTATGAAGGTTtccaattctgacaagtggggctaATGGCTGGATACTCTAGTTTTCTGGGGTATTGTGCCTCCAAAATATCAATTTGGATGATCATGTCAATTTGATATGGCCAAGGAATAGACAGAGCAATTATCAGCATCCAACTGAATCCAGGATTGGtggtaggatcttccaatttgagaTTTTTTTAGAAACAGTCTCTACTACAAAGCCATGAATCTTAATTTTCTGAACTGGAAACCAGCATATACTGCTCAAAGCCTCAGCCATCCAAATGTATAACGAGCTGCATGCTCATTTATTGCATTAGACTTTAGCCTTTCTATCTGGTCTAATGATTCAAACCATTTATATCATGTGCCTCACCTCTGGTGGTGGATGTTCAAAGAAGCAAATACTCTTAGgttggattatttcaaccctttgatcatttgactcttttcctttgaatatggatGGTCTCCATGAACTTTCAATAATCAGAGGTTTGAGATGCTAtaatcttagttttttttttcctcatcatGTAAACACTTTTGGGTCATTGAAAAGGATTCCAACCAAGGTTTTAAATTGGTGTAGCAGGTATTATATGGTGGTGAATTTTGTTCACCACAGATATGGCCCCATATTGCAGTGTATTGCACTTGTATTAGGCTGTTTGGGCCGATACAGGCAATACAGCCATATTGCTTTCGGGCAATGCTGGTATGTATCAGTTTCGGACAATACTTTAAATCTTGATTCCAATCCACAGGCTATGGCCCGATATGTCttattgcaaaaaaaaatggAATGCATTGCAGCAAATCTCATGTATTGCAACATGTCGGGGTGTATTGTAGCAAGCCTCGATCAGGGACGGTTGGTATGGTAGATCTTCATTGAGTCTGAAGAACCAGAATATGTTAGACCCATCTCTCCAAGGGTTAATTGTATTGGTTTTAAAGGACATGGATGATTCTTAAACATAAACCATTGGTGCATATGGACGGACCCAATTTGCCAATGGCCCTGCCACTTGTACTTGAAGGAGATATCTCTACATATTCAGTTTTTCCTGGTTCCACTTGGTCCCTTGGTTGGGCAAGAGGTCCACACCACAGGTAGGCAATGGACTAGGTGGCTCACCCAACCCAGCTTTGAACTGTGCTTGGATCTAGTAGGTTGGCCTGTGGTCAGGTTAGAGCCTGACATTGATGGAATTATCAgtttttgggttgggcttgggctcaagtcattttagtcaGACATGACCTGAGCAAATTGGATTTgtgctcaagtcattttagcctgaccCAACCCGGCCTAACCGGATTCTTAATATAAGAGTTATATTGTACAAGTTTATTATTCTAATCCTTAAAACAACCTTCTatcttgaatgtggaccatttatttcattcctttaaaatgttttttttataCATGGTCCACTTAAACAGATAAATTGGGAAAA
Protein-coding regions in this window:
- the LOC131234891 gene encoding uncharacterized protein LOC131234891, coding for MEEIQDWESSDDSTAADLDLNLQDWNDEEHHLYKSGSIPKLQFRKDVSKGRWDEKMGLAEVVEKKGGMWTTTGIVRRGKLYCSIEEIAFLAERGALLLLDDNDMTIALKDIYTKVADGKHGCCWESFEAYRHLKLLGYIVGRHDIPWTLKGDRSHCNTSSPQGTLENNGESESGAEENISIIWQLKNMHINTMKLDFDVYLPNSKFRKSSPGNPSFILCLLRGNPPSEAELVDIEKDCKGISLKFCHVEHGRVNFFSFDRTELPVLP